Proteins found in one Tsukamurella paurometabola DSM 20162 genomic segment:
- the rpsC gene encoding 30S ribosomal protein S3, translated as MGQKINPHGFRLGITTDWKSRWYADKQYAEYVKEDVAIRKKLTDGLERAGISKIEIERTRDRVRVDIHTARPGIVIGRRGAEADRIRSELEKLTGKQVQLNILEVKNSEADAQLVAQGIAEQLSNRVAFRRAMRKAIQSAMRQPNVKGIRVQCSGRLGGAEMSRSEFYREGRVPLHTLRADIDYGLHEAKTTFGRIGVKVWIYKGDVVGGRRELAAPSNNDDRRGPRRERPQRPRRSGASGTTATSTEAGRAGDEAVTAAPATTNQEG; from the coding sequence ATGGGACAGAAGATCAACCCCCACGGCTTCCGCCTTGGCATCACCACGGACTGGAAGTCCCGCTGGTACGCCGATAAGCAGTACGCCGAGTACGTCAAGGAAGACGTCGCGATCCGCAAGAAGCTGACCGACGGCCTCGAGCGCGCCGGCATCAGCAAGATCGAGATCGAGCGCACCCGGGACCGCGTGCGGGTGGACATCCACACCGCGCGTCCGGGCATCGTGATCGGCCGCCGCGGCGCGGAGGCCGACCGCATCCGCTCCGAGCTGGAGAAGCTGACCGGCAAGCAGGTTCAGCTGAACATCCTCGAGGTGAAGAACTCCGAGGCTGACGCCCAGCTCGTCGCGCAGGGCATCGCTGAGCAGCTGAGCAACCGCGTGGCGTTCCGCCGCGCGATGCGTAAGGCGATCCAGTCGGCGATGCGTCAGCCGAACGTCAAGGGCATCCGGGTGCAGTGCTCGGGTCGCCTGGGCGGCGCGGAGATGAGCCGCAGCGAGTTCTACCGCGAGGGCCGCGTGCCCCTGCACACGCTGCGCGCCGACATCGACTACGGCCTGCACGAGGCGAAGACCACCTTCGGGCGGATCGGCGTCAAGGTGTGGATCTACAAGGGCGATGTCGTCGGTGGCCGGCGCGAGCTGGCCGCACCGTCGAACAACGATGACCGTCGTGGCCCGCGTCGCGAGCGCCCGCAGCGCCCGCGTCGCAGCGGCGCGTCGGGCACCACCGCCACCAGCACCGAGGCCGGCCGCGCCGGCGACGAGGCTGTGACGGCGGCTCCCGCTACGACCAACCAGGAGGGCTGA
- the rplV gene encoding 50S ribosomal protein L22, which translates to MSNDTVETNAAPQTASATAKFVRVTPMKARRVIDLVRGKDAEQALAILRFAPQAASEPVAKVLASAIANAQNNLGLDPRTLVVSEAYANEGPTMKRIQPRAQGRAYRIRKRTSHITVVVESQESKKPAASRNRKGA; encoded by the coding sequence ATGAGCAACGACACAGTCGAAACCAACGCTGCGCCCCAGACCGCGTCCGCGACCGCCAAGTTCGTGCGCGTCACGCCGATGAAGGCCCGCCGCGTGATCGACCTGGTCCGCGGTAAGGACGCCGAGCAGGCGCTCGCCATCCTGCGGTTCGCGCCGCAGGCGGCCAGCGAGCCGGTCGCGAAGGTGCTCGCCTCGGCGATCGCCAACGCGCAGAACAACCTGGGTCTCGACCCGCGCACCCTGGTCGTCTCGGAGGCGTACGCCAACGAGGGCCCGACCATGAAGCGCATCCAGCCGCGTGCCCAGGGCCGTGCGTACCGGATCCGCAAGCGCACCAGCCACATCACGGTCGTGGTGGAGTCGCAGGAGTCCAAGAAGCCCGCCGCCAGCCGGAACCGGAAGGGAGCGTAA
- the rpsS gene encoding 30S ribosomal protein S19: protein MPRSLKKGPFVDDHLLAKVDVQNDKGTKQVIKTWSRRSTIIPDFIGHTFAVHDGRKHVPVFVSENMVGHKLGEFAPTRTFKGHIKDDRKGKRR, encoded by the coding sequence ATGCCACGCAGCCTCAAGAAGGGCCCGTTCGTCGACGACCACCTCCTCGCGAAGGTCGACGTGCAGAACGACAAGGGCACCAAGCAGGTCATCAAGACCTGGTCGCGTCGCTCGACCATCATCCCCGACTTCATCGGTCACACCTTCGCCGTCCACGACGGTCGCAAGCACGTCCCGGTGTTCGTCTCGGAGAACATGGTCGGCCACAAGCTCGGAGAGTTCGCGCCCACGCGGACCTTCAAGGGCCACATCAAGGACGACCGGAAGGGTAAGCGCCGCTAA
- the rplB gene encoding 50S ribosomal protein L2 — protein MAIRKHKPTTPGRRGSSGSTFDEITRSTPEKSLIRPLHGRGGRNAHGRITTRHKGGGHKRAYRVIDFRRHDKDGVNAKVAHIEYDPNRTSRIALLHYLDGEKRYILAPKGLGQGDVVESGPNADIKPGNALPLRNIPAGTVIHAVELRPGGGAKMARSAGASIQLLGKEGAYATLRMPSGEIRRVDVRCRATVGEVGNAEQSNINWGKAGRMRWKGKRPTVRGVVMNPVDHPHGGGEGKTSGGRHPVSPWGKPEGRTRKNKASDKLIVRRRKSGKNKR, from the coding sequence ATGGCTATCCGTAAGCACAAGCCGACCACTCCCGGTCGCCGCGGCTCGTCGGGCTCGACCTTCGACGAGATCACCCGGTCGACCCCGGAGAAGTCGCTGATCCGTCCGCTGCACGGCCGTGGTGGCCGTAACGCGCACGGCCGCATCACCACCCGGCACAAGGGTGGCGGCCACAAGCGCGCCTACCGCGTCATCGACTTCCGTCGCCACGACAAGGACGGCGTCAACGCCAAGGTCGCGCACATCGAGTACGACCCGAACCGCACCTCGCGGATCGCGCTGCTGCACTACCTCGACGGCGAGAAGCGCTACATTCTCGCGCCGAAGGGGCTGGGACAGGGCGACGTCGTCGAGTCGGGCCCGAACGCCGACATCAAGCCGGGCAACGCCCTGCCGCTGCGCAACATCCCCGCCGGCACCGTGATCCACGCCGTCGAGCTGCGTCCCGGTGGCGGAGCCAAGATGGCCCGCTCGGCCGGTGCCAGCATCCAGCTGCTGGGCAAGGAGGGCGCGTACGCGACCCTGCGTATGCCCTCCGGTGAGATCCGTCGCGTCGACGTGCGCTGCCGCGCCACCGTCGGCGAGGTGGGCAACGCCGAGCAGAGCAACATCAACTGGGGCAAGGCCGGCCGCATGCGGTGGAAGGGCAAGCGCCCGACCGTCCGTGGTGTCGTCATGAACCCGGTCGATCACCCGCACGGCGGTGGTGAGGGTAAGACCTCCGGTGGCCGCCACCCGGTGAGCCCCTGGGGTAAGCCCGAGGGCCGCACCCGTAAGAACAAGGCGAGCGACAAGTTGATCGTCCGTCGTCGCAAGTCCGGCAAGAACAAGCGCTAG
- the rplW gene encoding 50S ribosomal protein L23 has protein sequence MATATIPADPRDILLAPVISEKAYGLIEDNTYTFLVHPDANKTQIKIAVEQVFGVKVVNVNTLNRTGKRKRTRAGYGQRKSTKRAIVTLSADSKPIDIFGGAS, from the coding sequence ATGGCTACCGCAACCATCCCCGCCGACCCGCGGGACATCCTGCTCGCTCCGGTGATCTCCGAGAAGGCCTACGGCCTGATCGAGGACAACACGTACACCTTCCTGGTGCACCCGGACGCGAACAAGACGCAGATCAAGATCGCCGTGGAGCAGGTCTTCGGCGTCAAGGTCGTCAACGTGAACACCCTGAACCGCACGGGCAAGCGCAAGCGCACTCGCGCCGGTTACGGACAGCGCAAGAGCACCAAGCGCGCCATCGTGACCCTGAGCGCCGACAGCAAGCCCATCGATATCTTCGGAGGCGCGAGCTAA
- the rplD gene encoding 50S ribosomal protein L4, with protein sequence MSKLTLDVKTADGKTDGTVELPAAIFDVEPNISLMHQVVIAQLAAARAGTHSTKTRGEVRGGGRKPYRQKGTGRARQGSTRAPQFAGGGTVHGPQPRDYSQRTPKKMKAAALRGALTERVREDRIHVVTELVAGQEASTKTARLFLAQLSERKKFLVVVGREDLTAQRSVQNLPNAKWIYPDQLNTYDVLDADDLVFSREALGSFIASASKTEEANA encoded by the coding sequence ATGAGCAAGCTGACTCTCGATGTCAAGACCGCCGATGGCAAGACCGACGGCACCGTCGAGCTCCCCGCCGCGATCTTCGACGTGGAGCCCAACATCTCGCTGATGCACCAGGTGGTCATCGCGCAGCTCGCCGCTGCGCGTGCCGGCACGCACTCCACCAAGACCCGCGGCGAGGTCCGCGGTGGTGGCCGCAAGCCGTACCGCCAGAAGGGCACCGGCCGCGCCCGTCAGGGCTCGACCCGCGCGCCGCAGTTCGCCGGCGGAGGCACCGTCCACGGACCGCAGCCGCGCGACTACAGCCAGCGCACCCCGAAGAAGATGAAGGCCGCCGCTCTGCGCGGTGCCCTCACCGAGCGGGTCCGCGAGGATCGCATCCACGTCGTCACCGAGCTGGTGGCCGGCCAGGAGGCGTCGACCAAGACCGCGCGCCTGTTCCTCGCCCAGCTGTCCGAGCGCAAGAAGTTCCTCGTGGTCGTCGGCCGCGAGGACCTGACCGCGCAGCGCAGCGTGCAGAACCTGCCGAACGCGAAGTGGATCTACCCCGACCAGCTCAACACCTACGACGTCCTCGACGCCGATGACCTGGTGTTCAGCCGCGAGGCTCTGGGTTCGTTCATCGCGAGCGCATCGAAGACCGAGGAGGCGAACGCCTGA
- the rplC gene encoding 50S ribosomal protein L3 produces MTENKIKGILGTKLGMTQVFDENNRVVPVTVVKAGPNVVTQIRTEATDGYDAVQIAFGAIDPRKVNKPVSGQFAKAGVTPRRHIAELRIADTSEYEVGQELGADVFSGGEFVDVTGISKGKGYAGVMKRHGFAGLGASHGAQAVHRAPGSIGGCATPGRVFKGVRMAGRMGSDKVTTQNLTVFKVDADAGVLLIKGAIPGRKGGLVMVRTAVKGGARA; encoded by the coding sequence ATGACTGAGAACAAGATCAAGGGAATCCTGGGCACCAAGCTCGGCATGACCCAGGTCTTCGACGAGAACAACCGGGTCGTCCCGGTCACCGTCGTCAAGGCCGGGCCGAACGTCGTGACCCAGATCCGTACCGAGGCCACCGACGGCTACGACGCCGTCCAGATCGCCTTCGGCGCCATCGACCCGCGCAAGGTGAACAAGCCCGTCTCGGGCCAGTTCGCCAAGGCCGGCGTCACCCCGCGCCGCCACATCGCCGAGCTCCGCATCGCCGACACCTCCGAGTACGAGGTCGGCCAGGAGCTGGGTGCCGATGTCTTCTCCGGCGGCGAGTTCGTCGACGTGACCGGCATCAGCAAGGGCAAGGGCTACGCCGGCGTCATGAAGCGCCACGGCTTCGCCGGTCTCGGCGCCAGCCACGGCGCCCAGGCCGTGCACCGTGCCCCCGGTTCCATCGGTGGCTGCGCCACTCCGGGCCGCGTCTTCAAGGGCGTCCGCATGGCCGGCCGCATGGGCTCCGACAAGGTGACCACGCAGAACCTCACCGTGTTCAAGGTGGACGCCGACGCCGGCGTCCTGCTGATCAAGGGCGCCATCCCCGGTCGCAAGGGCGGCCTCGTGATGGTCCGTACCGCTGTGAAGGGTGGTGCTCGCGCATGA
- the rpsJ gene encoding 30S ribosomal protein S10: MAGQKIRIRLKAYDHEAIDASARKIVETVTRTGARVVGPVPLPTEKNVYCVIRSPHKYKDSREHFEMRTHKRLIDILDPTPKTVDALMRIDLPASVDVNIQ; the protein is encoded by the coding sequence GTGGCGGGACAGAAGATCCGCATCAGGCTCAAGGCCTATGACCATGAGGCGATCGACGCGTCTGCTCGGAAGATCGTCGAGACCGTGACCCGCACCGGCGCTCGTGTCGTCGGTCCCGTGCCGCTGCCGACGGAGAAGAACGTGTACTGCGTCATCCGCTCGCCGCACAAGTACAAGGACTCGCGGGAGCACTTCGAGATGCGCACCCACAAGCGGCTGATCGACATCCTGGACCCGACGCCGAAGACGGTCGACGCGCTCATGCGTATCGACCTGCCGGCGAGCGTCGACGTGAACATCCAGTAA
- a CDS encoding alpha/beta hydrolase family protein yields the protein MTKQRAAQKLGALILVGSLCAGVAGCTIGTVDPAPSSPAAPASASRAPVRDDAVRYAYPAPNADPAQNYGKLYLPPGRHDARSLPVVMLIHGGGWKARATERYMADVARQLQSAGLAVWNIEYRRVGSGGGWPTTFTDVGNAADFIPALAQRVPALDPTNVIFVGHSAGGQLAAWAATRRTLPPGAPGVTWPPGGAPALVPRAFVSMAGVLDMRTSSRMNDHVRMALGGMPDQVPERYALANPIQRIDPGMPAVAIHGTRDGIVPAQESTDFVQKAQAAGEKALLVSLDGATHGTPVNVKSQWWPTIEDTIVRLATRGFDDLAANAPQPPR from the coding sequence ATGACCAAGCAGCGCGCCGCGCAGAAGCTGGGCGCGCTGATCCTCGTGGGTTCACTGTGCGCCGGGGTTGCGGGCTGCACCATCGGCACCGTCGATCCCGCACCGTCGTCGCCGGCCGCTCCAGCGTCCGCGTCGCGGGCCCCCGTGCGCGACGACGCCGTGCGCTACGCCTACCCGGCCCCGAACGCCGACCCCGCACAGAATTACGGGAAGCTCTACCTGCCACCGGGCCGGCACGATGCACGCAGTCTGCCGGTGGTGATGCTGATCCACGGAGGTGGCTGGAAGGCCCGTGCCACCGAGCGGTACATGGCCGATGTCGCACGCCAGCTGCAGTCCGCGGGGCTGGCGGTGTGGAACATCGAGTATCGGCGCGTGGGCTCGGGCGGCGGGTGGCCCACCACGTTCACCGATGTGGGCAACGCCGCCGACTTCATCCCTGCGTTGGCACAGCGGGTGCCCGCGCTCGATCCGACGAACGTGATCTTCGTGGGCCACTCGGCAGGCGGTCAGCTCGCGGCGTGGGCGGCCACCCGGCGCACGCTCCCGCCGGGCGCCCCCGGAGTGACCTGGCCGCCGGGCGGCGCGCCCGCGCTGGTACCGCGCGCATTCGTGTCGATGGCCGGCGTGCTCGACATGCGCACATCGTCGCGGATGAACGACCACGTGCGGATGGCGCTGGGCGGCATGCCGGATCAGGTGCCGGAGAGGTACGCACTGGCCAATCCGATCCAACGGATCGATCCGGGGATGCCCGCGGTCGCGATCCACGGCACCCGAGACGGCATCGTCCCGGCCCAGGAGTCCACCGACTTCGTCCAGAAGGCTCAGGCTGCCGGAGAGAAGGCACTGCTGGTCTCGCTGGACGGCGCGACCCACGGCACGCCGGTGAACGTGAAATCGCAGTGGTGGCCCACTATCGAGGACACGATCGTCCGGTTGGCCACGCGCGGCTTCGACGATCTGGCGGCGAACGCCCCGCAGCCGCCGCGCTGA
- a CDS encoding hotdog fold domain-containing protein codes for MTDTTGTYKLWRKLSDKPLGKLAFSAGASLKAPYFASVTPYVAELEYGHAVVKGPKWWFVQNHIGTFHAIAACNLAEVGMGMVMEASTPASHRWLPKSMKVDYLAKAESSLTATASFLEPVDWDAITAGQDVVVDIAIRDNKGTEVVHAQITTWVTPKPAK; via the coding sequence ATGACTGACACCACCGGCACGTACAAGCTGTGGCGCAAGCTCAGCGATAAGCCGCTCGGCAAGCTCGCCTTCTCCGCCGGCGCCTCCCTCAAGGCCCCCTACTTCGCCTCGGTGACGCCGTACGTCGCGGAGCTCGAGTACGGCCACGCCGTGGTCAAGGGTCCGAAGTGGTGGTTCGTGCAGAACCACATCGGCACCTTCCACGCGATCGCCGCCTGCAACCTGGCGGAGGTCGGGATGGGGATGGTGATGGAGGCGTCCACCCCGGCCAGCCATCGCTGGTTGCCGAAGTCGATGAAGGTGGACTACCTGGCCAAGGCGGAATCGTCGCTCACGGCGACCGCCAGCTTCCTGGAGCCGGTCGACTGGGACGCGATCACCGCGGGCCAGGACGTGGTGGTCGACATCGCGATCCGCGACAACAAGGGCACCGAGGTGGTGCACGCCCAGATCACCACCTGGGTCACACCAAAGCCCGCGAAGTAG
- a CDS encoding CaiB/BaiF CoA transferase family protein, whose translation MTQTKQGPLAGLKVIEFAGLGPAPHAAMLLADQGADVVSVQRPGVGVAGLTGKPQMVKRGRTIVEADLKNPTDIAQILELIDRADVIVEGFRPGVMERLGLGPDVVLERNPRIVFARMTGWGQEGPFAQRAGHDMNYISLTGLLHAIGRQGERPVPPLNLVGDFAGGSMFLVFGVLAALYERNTSGKGQVIDVAMVDGASLIGQMQWDFRGQGIWSDERGVNTLDGGAPFYDTYETSDGKYVSVGAIEPQFFAELLAKLGLKQEDLPYQLDQARWPELRAALEAALKTKTRDEWAEIFFDSDACVAPILTFEEAPKHPHMAARNNLPEVGGVTAPAPAPRFSRTPAAAPEPPSVDVADPSTLWR comes from the coding sequence ATGACGCAGACGAAGCAGGGTCCCCTCGCGGGCCTGAAGGTGATCGAGTTCGCAGGTCTGGGCCCCGCCCCACACGCGGCCATGCTGCTGGCCGACCAGGGCGCCGACGTGGTGTCGGTGCAGCGACCCGGCGTGGGCGTGGCCGGCCTCACGGGCAAGCCGCAGATGGTCAAGCGCGGCCGCACCATCGTCGAGGCCGACCTGAAGAATCCGACCGACATCGCCCAGATCCTCGAGCTGATCGATCGCGCCGATGTGATCGTCGAGGGTTTCCGGCCCGGTGTCATGGAGCGCCTGGGTCTGGGACCCGACGTGGTGCTCGAACGCAATCCGCGGATCGTGTTCGCCCGGATGACGGGCTGGGGCCAGGAGGGGCCGTTCGCGCAGCGCGCCGGCCACGATATGAACTACATCTCGCTCACAGGTCTGCTGCACGCGATCGGCCGCCAGGGCGAGCGTCCGGTGCCGCCGCTGAACCTGGTGGGCGACTTCGCCGGCGGCTCGATGTTCCTCGTGTTCGGTGTTCTCGCCGCTCTGTACGAGCGGAACACGTCCGGTAAGGGGCAGGTGATCGACGTCGCGATGGTCGACGGTGCCTCGCTCATCGGCCAGATGCAGTGGGACTTCCGAGGCCAGGGCATCTGGAGCGACGAACGCGGCGTGAACACCCTCGACGGCGGGGCGCCGTTCTACGACACCTACGAGACCTCGGACGGCAAGTACGTCTCCGTGGGCGCGATCGAGCCGCAGTTCTTCGCCGAGTTGCTCGCCAAGCTGGGACTGAAGCAGGAGGACCTGCCCTACCAGCTCGATCAGGCCCGCTGGCCCGAGCTGCGCGCCGCGCTGGAGGCCGCGCTCAAGACGAAGACCCGCGACGAGTGGGCCGAGATCTTCTTCGACTCCGACGCCTGCGTCGCGCCGATCCTCACCTTCGAGGAGGCGCCGAAGCATCCGCATATGGCCGCGCGAAACAACTTGCCGGAGGTGGGCGGCGTCACCGCACCGGCTCCGGCGCCGCGGTTCTCCCGCACCCCGGCGGCTGCCCCGGAACCGCCATCGGTGGATGTCGCGGACCCGTCGACCCTCTGGCGCTAG